Genomic DNA from Dama dama isolate Ldn47 chromosome 26, ASM3311817v1, whole genome shotgun sequence:
ggtgtgaaaaataggaagagcttcaaaaggtgtcaaaaatatgaggagcatgaaacggtctgataaatagaaggagcatgaagcggtgacaaaaatttgaagagcctgaaaaggtatgaaaaataagaagtgcctcaaaacgtgtcaaaaatatgaggagcatgaaacggtctgaaaaataggagcagcatgaaataatgttcaaaaacatgaagatcctcaaaaggtgtgaaaaatatgaagagcttcaaaaggtgtcaataatatgaggagcatgaaacggtctgaaaaataggaggagcatgaaactgtgttgaaatcatgaagagcatgaaaaggtgtgaaaaatacgaagagcttcaaaaggtgtcaaaaatatgaggagcatgaaacggtctgaaaaacaggaggagcatgaagcggtgttgaaaaacatgaagcgtctaaaaaggtgtgaaaaatttgaagatcttcaaaggtgtgaaaaatatgcggagcatgaaacggtctgaaaaataggagcagaatgaaacggttttcaaaaacatgaagagcatgaaaaggtgtgaaaaatatgaagagcttcaaaaggtgtcaaaaatttgagaataatgaaacggtctgaaaaatataggaggagcatgaagcggtgttcaaaaacatgaagagcttgaaaaggtgtgaaatatatgaagagcttcaaaagttgtgaaaaataggaggagcatgaagcggtgatcaaaaacatgaagagccttaaaagttgtgaaatatatgaagagcttcaaaaggtgtcaaaaatatgaggagcatgaaatagtctgaaaaataggaggagcatgaaatggtgttgaaaaacatgaagagcatgaaaagatgtgaaaaatatgaatagcttctaaaggtgtcaaaaataagaggagcatgaaacagtctgaaaataggaggagcatggaacggtgttgaaaagcatgaagagcctgaaaatgtgtgaaaaatatggagagcttcaaaaggtgtcaaaaatatagcagcatgaaacagtctgaaaatacgaggagcatgaaacggtgttgaaaagcatgaagagcctgaataggtgtgaaaaatatgaagagcttcaaaggggaaaaaatatgaggagcatgaaacggtctgaacaataagtggagcatgaaacggtgttgaaaaacatgaagagcctgaaaatttgtgaataatatgaagagcttcaaaaggtgtcaaatatatgaagagcatgaaacgttttgaaaaatatgagtagcatgaagcggtgttcaaaaacgtgaagagcctgagaaggtgtgaaaaatatgaagagcttcaatggtgtccaaaaaatgaggagcatgaaacggtctgcaaaataggaggagaatgaaaaggtgttcaaaaacatgaagagcctgaaaaggtgtgaaaaatatgaacagcctcaaaacgtgtcaaaaatatgaggaacatgaatcggtctgaaaaataggagaagctagaagttgtgttgaaaaacgtgaagagcgtgaaaacatgtgaaaaatatgaagagcttcaaaaggtgtcaaaaatatgaggagcatgaaacagtctgaaaaataggaggagcatgaagtggtgttgaaaaacttgaagagcctgaaaaggtgtgaaaaatatgaagagcttcaaaagttgtcaaaaatatgaggagcatgaaacggtctaaaaaataggagcgacatgaaacggtgttcaaaaacatgaagagactgaaaaggtgtgaataatatgaagagcttcaaaaggtgtcaaaaatatgagaaacatgaaatggactggaaaaaaggaggagcatgaaacggtgtggaaaaacataaagagcctgaaacggtgtgaaaaataggaagatcttcaaaaggtgtgaaaaatatgaggagtatgaaacggtcttaaaaataagaggagcatgaagcggtgttgaaaaacatgaagagcctgaaaatgtgtgaaaaatatgaagagcttcaaaaggtgtgaaaattatgaagagcttcaaaatgtgtcaaaaatgagatgagcatgaaacggtctgaaaaaaagaaggagcatgaagtggtggtgaaaaacaagaagagcatgaaaaggtgtcaaatatatgaagagcttcaaaaggtgtcagtaatatgaggagcatgaaacggtctgaaaaatagcaggatcatgaagcggtgttgaaaaacatgaagagcctgaaaaggtgtgaaaaatatgaagagcttcaaaaggtgtcaaaaatatgaggagcatgaaacggttttgagaaacatgaatagcctgaaaatatgtgaaaaatatgaagagcataaaaatatgtgaaaaatatgaggagcatgaaactgtgttcaaaacatgaagagcctgtaaaggtgtgaaaaatatgaagatcttcagaaggtgttaaaattgaaggcatttcccctgaaatcaggaacaagacaagggtgcccactctcaccactactattcaacatagtgttggaagttctggccacagcaatcagagcagaaaaagaagtaaaaggaatccagataggaaaagaagaagtgaaactctcactgtttgcagatgacatgatcctctacatagaaaaccctaaagactctaccagaaaattactagaactaatcaatgaatatagtaaagttgcaggatataaaattaacacacagaaatcccttgcattcctatatactaacaatgaaaaaacagacagagaaattaaggaaacaataccattcaccattgcaacaaaaagaataaaatacttaggagtatatctacctaaagaaacaaaggacctatacatagaaaactataaaacactgatgaaagaaatcaaagaggacacaaacagatggagaaacataccgtgttcatggattggaagaattaatattgtcaaaatggctattctacccaaagcagtctatagattcaatgcaatccctatcaagctaccaatggtattttttttttttttctcattaaactttttttaatgggtctcaaattctgtgacagatttttggtcaaggtgttttcattaaaaagtactgattttaaaaactaataacttAAACTGCCACACACAAAACATATGGTCCACAAAaacattctcctttccttctgaaggTTTTACGATGCATTGTTATCATTAACCAGTCTTTTACTATCAAACTTAAATGGCCAATTGAGACAAACAGTTCTGAGACCGTTCTTCCACCACTGATTAAGACTGGGGTGGCAGGTGTTGGGGATAATATTCATTTAGCCTTCTGAGCTTTCTGGGCAGACTTGGTGACCTTGCCAGCTCCAGCTGCCTTCTTGTCCACTGCCTTGATGACACCCACAGCAACTGTCTGTCTCATGTCACGCACAGCAAAACGGCCCAGGGGAGGATAATCAGAGAAGCTCTCGACACACATGGGCTTGCCAGGAACCATATCAACAATGGCAGCGTCACCAGATTTCAAGAATTTAGGGCCATCTTCCAGCTTTTTCCCAGAACGACGATCAATCTTCTCCTTCAGCTCAGCAAACTTGCAAGCGATGTGAGCTGTGTGACAATCCAGCACAGGTGCATATCCAGCACTGATTTGGCCTGGATGGTTCAAAATAATCACCTGAGCTGTGAAGCCAGCAGCTTCCATGGGTGGATCATTTTTGCTGTCACCAGCCACATTGCCACGACGGACATCTTTGACAGACACGTTCTTGACATTGAAGCCCACATTGTCCCCAGGAAGGGCTTCACTCAATGCTTCATGGTGCATTTCTACAGACTTCACTTCAGTTGTTACATTGACTGGAGCAAAGGTGACCACCATGCCAGGTTTGAGAACACCAGTCTCCACACGACCCACAGGGACAGTACCAATACCACCAATTTTGTAGACATCCTGGAGAGGCAAACGCAAGGGTTTGTCAGTTGGGCGAGTTGGTGGCAGGATGCAATCCAGAGCTTCAAGCAGGGTGGTTCCACTGGCGTTGCCGTCCTTACGGGTGACTTTCCATCCCTTGAACCATGGCATGTTAGCACTTGGCTCCAGCATGTTGTCACCATTCCAGCCAGAAATTGGCACAAATGCTACTGTGTCGGGGTTGTAGCCAATTTTCTTAATGTAGGTGCTGACTTCCTTAACAATTTCCTCGTATCTCTTCTGGCTgtagggtggctcagtggaatcCATTTTGTTAACTCCAACAATTAGTTGTTTCACACCCAGAGTGTAAGCCAGAAGGGCATGCTCACGGGTCTGCCCGTTCTTGGAGATACCGGCTTCAAATTCACCAACACCAGCAGCAACAATCAGGACAGCACAGTCAGCCTGGGATGTGCCTGTAATCATGTTTTTGATGAAGTCTCTGTGTCCTGGGGCATCAATGATGGTAACATAGTACTTGCTGGTCTCAAATTTCCACAGGGAGATATCAATGGTGATACCACGCTCACGTTCAGCTTTCAGTTTGTCCAAGACCCAGGCATATTTGAAGGAGCCCTTTCCCATCTCGGCAGCCTCCTTCTCGAACTTCTCAATTGTTCTCTTGTCGATCCCGCCACATTTGTAGATCAGATGGCCAGTCGTGGTAGACTTCCCTGAATCTACGTGCCCAATGACAACGATGTTGATGTGGgtcttctcttttcccattttggcTTAGGTTTAACGGTGGTTTTCACGACACCTGTGTCCTGGCGGCAAACCCGTTGCGaaaaactaccaatggtatttttcacagaactagaccaaagaatttcacaatttgtatggaaatacaaaaaacctcgaatagccaaagtaatcttgagaaagaagaatggagctggaggaatcaacctgcctgacttcagactctactacaaagccacagtcatcaagacagtatggtactggcacaaagacagaaatatagatcaatggaacagaatagaaagcccagagataaatccacgaacctatggacaccttatctttgacaaaggaggcaaggatatacaatggaaaaaagacaacctctttaacaagtggtgctgggaaaactggtcaaccacttgtaaaagaatgaaactagaacactttctaacaccatacacaaaaataaactcaaaatggattaaagatctaaatgtaagaccagaaactataaaactcctagaggagaacataggcaaaacactctctgacataaatcaaagcaagatcctctatgacccacctcccagaatattggaaatataagcaaaactaaacaaatgggacctaatgaaacttaaaagcttttgcactacaaaggaaactataagtaaggtgaaaagacagccctcagattgggagaaaataatagcaaatgaagaaacagacaaaggattaatctcaaaaatatacaagcaactcctgcagctcaatttcagaaaaataaatgacccaatcaaaaaatgggccaaagaactaaacagacatttctccaaagaagacatacagatggctaacaaacacatgaaaagatgctcagcatcactcattattagagaaatacaaatcaaaaccacaatgaggtaccattacacgccagtcaggatggctgctatccaaaagtctacaagcaataaatgctggagagggtgtggagaaaagggaaccctcttacactgttggtgggaatgcaaactagtacagccgctatggaaaacagtgtggagatttcttaaaaaactggaaatagaactgccatatgacccagcaatcccacttctgggcatacacactgaggaaaccagaactgaaagagacacgtgcaccccagtgttcatcgcagcactgtttataatagccaggacatggaagc
This window encodes:
- the LOC133047296 gene encoding elongation factor 1-alpha 1 encodes the protein MGKEKTHINIVVIGHVDSGKSTTTGHLIYKCGGIDKRTIEKFEKEAAEMGKGSFKYAWVLDKLKAERERGITIDISLWKFETSKYYVTIIDAPGHRDFIKNMITGTSQADCAVLIVAAGVGEFEAGISKNGQTREHALLAYTLGVKQLIVGVNKMDSTEPPYSQKRYEEIVKEVSTYIKKIGYNPDTVAFVPISGWNGDNMLEPSANMPWFKGWKVTRKDGNASGTTLLEALDCILPPTRPTDKPLRLPLQDVYKIGGIGTVPVGRVETGVLKPGMVVTFAPVNVTTEVKSVEMHHEALSEALPGDNVGFNVKNVSVKDVRRGNVAGDSKNDPPMEAAGFTAQVIILNHPGQISAGYAPVLDCHTAHIACKFAELKEKIDRRSGKKLEDGPKFLKSGDAAIVDMVPGKPMCVESFSDYPPLGRFAVRDMRQTVAVGVIKAVDKKAAGAGKVTKSAQKAQKAK